A single Tindallia californiensis DNA region contains:
- a CDS encoding ABC transporter permease: MRLWTMFRYQFIQNIRDRATYLEMMLLPILLIFILGVSLDGAFQIPPVTDTKAIYLSEDQGPVGEAFEVFMENLEKESFIAVKPVSTINEGLKMMKDGEGHGFIHLPENILETDTGMIAFYGNPQHPLQASLVKNTTKSFINGANTVIVMESLGMETILDFQGSNIVERSLNASHERPGAMDYYGVTMLVMFMMYGTSYAVFGMKQSYLGSTGHRIKSTPVSSVEHYLGLLLSNMTTIVLQAILIIGFTYYVYGVNWGNSWLMLVGIILLTALMAVGIGTAVIMITRNETLSGNILMIMIPLMTFFSGGFFQTNIQQGSFLYKMQYMIPNHLAQNAIFNLIYDGDTKRLIFVIVMMILMILVTYSLALLAERRYW; the protein is encoded by the coding sequence ATGCGTCTATGGACCATGTTTCGTTATCAATTCATTCAAAATATACGAGATCGGGCCACTTATTTGGAAATGATGCTGCTACCAATTCTGCTCATCTTTATCCTTGGGGTATCTCTAGACGGTGCTTTTCAAATACCACCAGTTACAGATACAAAAGCTATTTACCTAAGCGAGGATCAGGGACCTGTGGGTGAAGCTTTTGAAGTATTTATGGAAAATTTAGAAAAAGAAAGCTTTATCGCTGTCAAACCTGTTTCAACCATCAATGAAGGACTAAAGATGATGAAAGATGGAGAAGGGCATGGATTTATTCATCTTCCAGAAAATATACTTGAAACAGACACGGGAATGATTGCTTTTTATGGGAATCCCCAACATCCTTTGCAGGCGTCCTTGGTAAAAAATACAACAAAAAGCTTTATTAACGGTGCGAATACAGTAATCGTAATGGAAAGTTTGGGAATGGAAACAATCTTGGATTTTCAGGGAAGTAATATCGTTGAAAGGTCACTGAATGCTTCGCATGAAAGGCCAGGAGCCATGGATTATTATGGAGTTACCATGTTAGTGATGTTTATGATGTATGGAACGAGTTATGCGGTATTCGGGATGAAACAATCTTACCTCGGCTCGACTGGACATAGAATTAAATCTACCCCTGTCAGTTCGGTGGAGCATTATCTGGGACTGCTTTTATCCAACATGACAACAATTGTCCTTCAAGCGATTCTTATTATTGGGTTTACCTATTACGTATATGGTGTAAATTGGGGGAATAGTTGGTTGATGCTGGTGGGAATCATTCTGCTGACGGCTTTGATGGCTGTGGGGATAGGGACAGCCGTTATTATGATCACGCGGAATGAAACGCTATCAGGTAATATTCTTATGATTATGATTCCGCTGATGACTTTTTTTTCTGGTGGCTTTTTCCAGACAAACATTCAGCAAGGGTCCTTTTTATACAAAATGCAGTATATGATACCGAATCACCTCGCACAAAATGCAATTTTCAACCTGATTTATGATGGCGACACAAAAAGATTAATTTTTGTTATCGTTATGATGATCCTTATGATCCTTGTCACATATAGTTTAGCCCTCTTAGCGGAACGGAGGTACTGGTGA
- a CDS encoding ABC transporter ATP-binding protein: protein MLLEIDQLVKRYHHKIVVDHLSLKIREGEIMGLLGPNGAGKTTTINMITGLTKIDQGSIKIFGQNLEKSGKAIKKGIGLVPQDIAIFDDLNAWENIAFFGGLYGLKGNRLKEKVQWALEFVGLKDHQKQFPKKFSGGMKRRLNIACAIVHQPKLIIMDEPTVGIDPQSRNHILESVRRLNREGSTILYTSHYMEEVDAISSKIAIMDQGRVMAQGTSDELKKMISSEDRILLTVSDASYSMMEKIKNLQGVIDCHGKGKEITILAKKDSALIGQISQIISNMGAEIHSLQVEKVTLESVFLTLTGKTLRDRE from the coding sequence ATGTTATTGGAAATAGATCAGTTAGTTAAGCGATATCATCACAAAATTGTTGTTGATCATCTTTCATTAAAAATACGTGAAGGTGAAATAATGGGATTACTTGGCCCCAATGGTGCAGGGAAAACAACGACCATTAATATGATTACCGGTCTTACCAAAATAGATCAGGGAAGCATTAAGATCTTTGGACAAAATCTTGAAAAAAGTGGAAAAGCCATTAAAAAGGGCATAGGATTAGTGCCGCAGGATATAGCAATTTTTGATGATCTGAATGCCTGGGAAAACATAGCCTTTTTTGGTGGATTATATGGACTGAAGGGAAATCGATTAAAGGAAAAAGTTCAATGGGCGTTGGAATTTGTGGGGCTGAAGGATCATCAAAAACAATTTCCTAAAAAGTTTTCCGGCGGAATGAAACGACGTTTGAACATTGCCTGCGCCATTGTTCATCAACCCAAACTAATCATTATGGATGAACCAACGGTGGGGATCGATCCACAGTCCCGCAATCATATTTTAGAATCCGTTCGCAGATTGAATCGAGAAGGTTCCACCATTTTGTACACATCCCATTATATGGAAGAAGTAGACGCAATTTCTTCAAAAATAGCTATTATGGATCAAGGCAGGGTGATGGCACAGGGAACATCAGATGAGTTGAAAAAAATGATTTCATCTGAAGACCGAATTCTGTTGACGGTTTCGGATGCCAGTTATTCAATGATGGAAAAAATTAAGAATTTACAGGGAGTGATTGATTGTCATGGGAAAGGAAAAGAAATCACGATCCTGGCAAAAAAAGACAGTGCATTAATTGGACAAATCAGCCAGATCATCAGTAATATGGGTGCTGAAATCCATTCCTTACAGGTGGAAAAAGTTACCCTGGAAAGTGTCTTTTTGACTTTGACCGGAAAAACACTTCGGGATAGAGAGTAA